CTGGAAGCTCTACAGAAGATCATGGATCTTCAAAAGGAGCTTGATGACTTCGAAAACGATTTGGAATACAGTGATGAATTTGGTTCAGAACAAAACGAGGAATTTGATGACGCTGAGTTGTCTTTCTGTTTGAACAACCAACAATGGCAAAAGAATGAGGCTGAAGCTCTAGGATTTGCTATATGTGCTCGTGAAACATTAATGTTCCTCCAACAAGAGGGAATCCCACCTGATAGTCTTATCTACAAGTCGTTACGCGAAAAACTAGTTGGACGAGTCCCTAAGGATATACCTTCATAATAATGCCGAATCAATCAAAGAATACATCCAAAGAGATCAAGACTTGAACATCTAGTCTCTTAAACACATTCTAGTCATAGTTTTAAGTTGATAACCTATTCTATTTACGTGAATAAAGTGCTAATTACCAAATAACAAAAGAAGATACAattggtttaaaattttaatttattgcatttaaaaacattaagaatTATAAGATATATTAAAAATGACCCACGtaagtaaatattaaacttaCTATGGTATCTTTTATAATATCAAATGactagtttcaaaaaaaaatataacacctGGAATTAGGAAACGTAGCTGTGAAACAATTATGCTGTCATCCGCTGCTTCGCTTTAAGTTGTATTTGTACTTTGTACATTGCCCCTGCTTcctccttttatttattttacaatcaTAGGGGTTCAGCTACACCTGCAATCACTCCAGAACGGTAAGACAAACTGGGTCCTGTAAATGCGGCCAGCCATATTCGTTTGGTGTCTATTTGATTGTAGGTTGAGGTAGGAGATTGGTTTTGATGATTGTCAATTGCAATACGAAGCATCTGTTCGTAAATGTTCAATGCCATCTGCGGGCGGGAACACAAACTCGATTCCATTTGTTGTGTATAATGCATTTGCTTTTCGGTTGGAATGAGATCCTGGGGTTTAGTTTCTATGCTTTCAAATGGAAATGGTAGCATCTGTAAGCATATGAATAAGATTCTAATTAGAATTAGGGATCAAcagaatttcaaataaataatttaaaataaatattacagtAAATACGCAAACACGGGTCACGGTGTTTATGTTTTCATACTTCTCCGAAACAGCTGTAACGATTTTTATTGCGTTTTCTGTATGTaggtaattaaaattatattttatattggtAGGTGTCCCTGTCCATAGTTTTATATTCGGCATCTTAAATGTTTACCTTCCCTCTTCTTTTCTAATAGCGATTTTAGAatttatgtaggtaggtattcaTAATTGAATTGGAAAGCATTACTCGTTAGATTGTCAAATTCACAGTGACAACACCAGTCAACGAAGTTTTCTAACTGAAAATCTAGCTTTAAAACCACTCTCTCACGTTATTAAATTCGACAATTGCTACCACATCGTCTATTTccaaaaatagaaacttttgCTGCAtccaaatttaatgtttttattctatttattattaattatttccggtaagatgtacatttttgttttaacacttTTTGCAGAGAGaagaaaattcagaaaatgttgtcttttcttttatacaaaTCAGAAATGTATGGAATCTTCAACAAGTACTGCATCGAAAACTTGATCTACTTGCctcattttaaagtaaatatttgtgGCCCGTTCTTAGTGCAAGACTTTTGACATGTTTTGGTtgaattaaaaacgaaaatcatGATTTAAGTTTAGAATTTCTAACTACACTGTTTTattgtgttgtatttttattaattcatttaaatataggtataataaaaaacaatacattaaCCCAGACCAAATAAATTTCACCAATGTTTTTTATGAATATGGTTTTCcagaagaaataaaactcatataatttaatgttatggccAAGAATTTAGCTTTATTATATAGTAAAGGGTTTGCCATTATGCTTAAAAGTGGTTTTGAGTAAGTGGCCGCCGCAGTAGGCTTGAATTAGTTCAAGTTTTCGACCATTTTTTGCAGTAATTGGTTTACGGCTCTAAGCTATAAAGCGCAGAGTATTCTCTTGCAGGGCGTCGACCGTATTGGGCTTATATGGGTAGTCAGGCGACAAaactccacaaaaaatagtccagtGGTGTTAAATATTAAGATCTCGgaagtttccttcaataaattaataaaattaatgctcCGCGTGAATTgaaccattattttaaaaataaatttgcccGAGTTGCAGATGTTGTTCAGGAGTTAGTCTATTAATTAAGAAATAGAAACCTAACTGAGCATTAATCAAGTAACAGctataaaaaatatcaactccgaaaaaatgttggaaaaaacattaaacataaaaatatag
This window of the Eupeodes corollae chromosome 3, idEupCoro1.1, whole genome shotgun sequence genome carries:
- the LOC129951726 gene encoding uncharacterized protein LOC129951726; the encoded protein is MNGKLIYKRKSEEQQLMSLESKRGRNDHECHDQNRRPLVMSGNENTPPSSPSPPNSIQFEEGTSSRENPKHKILLEALQKIMDLQKELDDFENDLEYSDEFGSEQNEEFDDAELSFCLNNQQWQKNEAEALGFAICARETLMFLQQEGIPPDSLIYKSLREKLVGRVPKDIPS